One Gossypium hirsutum isolate 1008001.06 chromosome A11, Gossypium_hirsutum_v2.1, whole genome shotgun sequence genomic window carries:
- the LOC107941752 gene encoding UDP-glucuronate 4-epimerase 3, whose amino-acid sequence MSKQMSHLDDIPSTPGKFKMEKSPFVHNRLRWHSSLAKLTFWSFIFLGLILIFFFRSPSSNPLPQDPSRRSLRTYNWGGPAWEKRVRSSARVRSHNGISVLVTGAAGFVGTHVSAALKRRGDGVLGLDNFNDYYDPSLKRARQALLERSGVFIVEGDINDSALLRKLFEVVAFTHVMHLAAQAGVRYAMENPGSYVHSNIAGLVSLLEVCKSANPQPAIVWASSSSVYGLNTKVPFSEKDRTDQPASLYAATKKAGEEIAHTYNHIYGLSLTGLRFFTVYGPWGRPDMAYFFFTRDILKGKSIPIFEAANHGTVARDFTYIDDIVKGCLAALDTAEKSTGSGGKKKGPAQLRVYNLGNTSPVPVSDLVSILERLLKVYAKRDIMKLPRNGDVQFTHANISLAQRELGYKPSTDLQTGLKKFVRWYLSYYNGGKKAAG is encoded by the coding sequence ATGTCAAAACAAATGTCTCATCTTGACGACATTCCATCAACGCCGGGGAAATTCAAGATGGAAAAATCGCCGTTCGTTCACAATCGGCTAAGGTGGCATTCCTCTCTTGCAAAGCtcacattttggtcatttatctTCTTGGGCCTGATCTTGATCTTCTTCTTTCGATCTCCCTCTTCCAATCCCCTTCCGCAAGATCCTTCCCGACGCTCTCTCCGTACGTACAACTGGGGAGGACCCGCTTGGGAAAAAAGGGTTCGTTCCTCTGCTCGTGTCCGTTCCCACAATGGCATCTCCGTTTTGGTTACTGGAGCTGCCGGCTTCGTTGGAACCCACGTGTCGGCTGCTTTGAAAAGGCGCGGCGATGGTGTTCTTGGACTTGATAATTTCAATGACTATTATGACCCTTCACTGAAAAGGGCTCGGCAAGCACTTCTGGAACGAAGTGGGGTTTTCATTGTGGAAGGAGATATCAATGATTCGGCTCTTTTGAGGAAGCTTTTCGAGGTTGTTGCATTTACGCACGTTATGCATTTGGCTGCTCAAGCTGGGGTCAGGTATGCAATGGAAAACCCTGGCTCTTATGTTCATAGCAACATTGCTGGTCTTGTTAGTTTACTTGAAGTTTGTAAGTCAGCCAATCCACAGCCTGCAATTGTGTGGGCTTCTTCTAGTTCTGTTTACGGTCTTAATACCAAAGTTCCGTTTTCTGAGAAAGATAGGACTGATCAGCCTGCTAGTTTATATGCTGCTACTAAGAAAGCTGGTGAAGAAATTGCACATACTTATAATCATATATATGGACTTTCTTTAACTGGTTTGAGGTTTTTCACGGTTTATGGTCCATGGGGAAGGCCGGATAtggcatatttctttttcactaGGGATATTTTGAAGGGGAAGTCCATACCAATATTTGAGGCAGCTAATCATGGTACGGTGGCTAGGGATTTTACCTACATTGATGATATTGTTAAAGGGTGTTTAGCAGCACTGGATACTGCCGAGAAGAGTACCGGAAGTGGAGGGAAGAAGAAGGGTCCGGCTCAACTGAGGGTATATAATTTGGGGAATACTTCGCCTGTGCCAGTTTCAGATCTTGTGAGTATCTTGGAGAGGCTGTTGAAAGTTTATGCAAAGAGGGATATTATGAAGTTGCCACGAAACGGGGATGTTCAGTTTACTCATGCCAATATTAGCTTGGCTCAGAGAGAGCTTGGATATAAGCCCTCAACTGATTTGCAGACTGGTTTGAAGAAATTTGTCAGGTGGTATCTTAGTTACTATAATGGTGGGAAGAAGGCTGCTGGGTAA
- the LOC107941755 gene encoding 40S ribosomal protein S13, translated as MALRHVQLSVCKLLLEWVLRNTRWDEKGFCICLLQVKSSQDVEDNICKFAKKGLTPSQIGVILRDSHGIAQVKSVTGSKILRILKAHGLAPEIPEDLYHLIKKAVAIRKHLERNRKDKDSKFRLILVESRTHRLARYYKKTKKLPPVWKYESTTASTLVA; from the exons ATGGCGTTGAGGCATGTGCAGTTGTCTGTGTGTAAGCTGTTGTTGGAATGGGTGTTGCGGAATACGAGATGGGATGAAAAG GGATTCTGCATCTGCCTGCTACAGGTCAAGTCCTCTCAAGAT GTTGAGGATAACATTTGCAAGTTTGCAAAGAAGGGTTTGACCCCATCTCAAATTGGTGTCATTCTCCGAGATTCTCATGGGATTGCTCAGGTGAAGAGTGTTACTGGCAGCAAGATTCTGCGCATACTGAAAGCCCATG GTCTTGCTCCTGAAATACCCGAGGATCTGTACCACCTGATTAAGAAAGCCGTTGCCATCAGAAAGCATCTTGAGAGGAACCGAAAAGACAAGGATTCCAAGTTTAGGTTGATCTTGGTTGAGAGCAGGACCCACCGACTCGCCCGCTATTATAAGAAGACAAAGAAGCTGCCACCAGTGTGGAAATA TGAGTCTACTACTGCCAGCACTCTTGTGGCCTAG